Part of the Cytophagia bacterium CHB2 genome, CGACGCACTACAAAGTCGAGTTTGAAAACGACCAGGTGCGGGTGTTGCGCGTCACTTACGGGCCCGGAGAAAAATCCGTGATGCACGAGCATCCCAACGTCGTGGCGGTGTTTCTGACGGATGCACAAGGCCAGTTCACATTCCCGGACGGGAAGACGGTTCCGGTAACGGTAAATGCCGGACAAGTCATCTGGGATCCCGCCGGCAAGCATCTGCCGGAAAACAAGGGAGACAAGCCTTTTGAAGTCATTGTGATTGAACTCAAAGGCAAACCGGCAACTCCCAGAAAAGACTGAAGACACGCAAGCCCACGCTAGCGAAGCCACAACTCACACAATTTTCAAATTTTTAATCGAGAGGAATGAACATGCTGAACCACAAGATCGTTGCACGTTTTTGTCTCGTTATCCTCGCCCTGTGCGCCTCGACCGCAGCGCTTGCTGGCGGCGACGAAGAAAAAAATACAGCGGCGATGAAGCGCTTCTATGAAGAAGTCGTGAATAAAGGCAATCTGAAACTCATCGACGAGCTGGTCGCCGCGGAGTTCGTTGAGCATGAAGAAACGCCCGGCATGAAGCCCGGCCGCGAGGGCCTGAAGGAATTTTTTACGATGTTTCGCGCCGCCTTTCCGGATTTGCAGTTTCAGGTCAATGATATGGTTGCCAAAGGCGACAAAGTTTGGGCCTACATCACCATTCGCGGCACCCACAAAGGCCAGTTCATGGATATGGCGCCAACCGGCAAAACAATCGAAGTTAAAGGCTTCGACATTGTTCGTCTGGCCAACGGCAAGGCGGTGGAGCATTGGGGTCTGACGGACAGCATGACGATGATGATGCAGCTCGGCGCCATTCCGATGCCCGGGCAAGAAAATCCGAAGCAATGACCAAAACTGATTCGCAGGATTTTTGCACACCGCGCTCGCCGAGATCAAACTGCATCTTGGCGAGGCGGATTTCAACGTGGATCGGCTGAGCCGCAAACTGGGCGTGAGCCGCATGCAGCTTCACCGCCGCTTGCGGGAATTGGGCCAGCCGGCTGCGGGCGAGTTGTTGCGCAATATGCGGCTGGAGCATGCCGCGGTTTTGTTGTGCCAGCGCCGCCTGGCAATCGCGGAAGTGGCAAATCGCAGCGGTTTTCGCAGCCCGGCTTATTTTGCGCACTGTTTTCGCGACCGGTATGGCTGCACGCCCTGGCAGTTTGCGCAGAGGGCATTTGGAGGCGGGCAAGAGGCAAAAGCTTGACGCCCTCCGCTCCAGGCTCTAGGCCTTGGCCCTTTGCCCTAAAAAAGATTTCTTTGTTACATACGTGATACCCATAAACGGCGAGTGATGGTACTTATAGTTATTTATCGTTATCGGCCCCAAAGCCGATTTCACGATCAGGCTGATTTCCCTCCACGGATGGCTTTGATTTAAAAACAGATGCACCCTGCCGCGCAGCAGTTCCTGCGCATCATGACACTTATTTACTCATTCAAGGAGCAACAATATGTTGATCCCGCGAAAGATTTTTTTCTTGCGCAGGCAATGGCGCGTGCCATTTTAATGGCGATCCTTGCGCTCATGAGCGCGCTGCCTCTAGCAGCAGCAACGTACACCGTCACCAACGACTCCGGCGCCGGTTCGCTGCGGCAGGCGATTCTCGACGCCAATGCGAATCCCGGCGCGGACATCATTGATGCGACCGGCGTGAGCGGCACCATCACCGTGAACCCGGCCAATTATTTTTTGGTGATCACCGATGACGTCACCATCAATGGCCCCGGCCAAGCCAATCTCACCATCAGCGGCGACGATGCCTCGCGCATTTTTTGGATTCAAAACGGCACAATCATCATTCAAGATCTCACGCTCGCGGACGGCTATGCGAAAGGCGGCAACGGCGGCGGCGGCGGCATGGGCGCGGGCGGCGCGATTTTCATGCACGAAGGCAAGCAGGGCGCGAATCCCACGGACGTGGCGAGCGGCAGCATTAACTTGACGCTCATCAATGTCACGCTGAAAGACAATGATGCGATCGGCGGCAACGGCGGTAGCGGTAACGTCACCGGCGGCGGCGGCATGGGAGGTAACGGAAACTCGGGTGGCGCATCGGGCGGCGTTTTGGGCAGCGCAGTGGGTTATGAATATGGCGGCAGCGTGACCGACGCCACGGTTTCTGCGCGCGGCACGAATGGCGGCATTGCTATTTTTGGCAGTGGCGGCAGAAGTGGTAGTCCGGATGACGCGGGCTTCGGTGGCGGTGGCGGCGGCGCTATTGATGGCGGCGGCGCGTTTGGCCGAGGCGGTTTTGGCGGCGGCGGCCTTGCATTTCCCGGTAATGGCAATAATGGTGATACTGGTAATGATGATGGTCAAGGCGGCTTCGGTGGCGGTAATGGGACGACTACCGGCGGCGGCATGGGCGCGGGCGGCGCGATTTTCGTGGCCAGCGGCACGCTCACGATGAAAAGTGTGACTTTCCAAAACAACACCGCAACTGGCGGCGCCGGCGGCAATGACGGGCAAGGTCTCGGCGGCGCGCTTTTTATTTTTGATAAAGCGGACAACGGTGTGACTGAGCATTCGGTAATGCTCAGTCACAGCCAGGCCGGGGCTTGATCATATCTCGCCTACGAGGGACACGGCCAAGCCGTGGCGGAATGAACCGGGATTGCCAATAAAAGAAGATTTAGCCTGTTGCCGCCCTCCACACACACGAATCAAATGGAACTATTTTCTTTTTGCCAGCCACGATTTAAAAACTAAATCGGAAGATACCTCGATTCACCGGATTCGCAATCGGCGATTTAAGCTCTTGTTTTATTGGTCCATACTTCACTATTCACCTACTCCGTTTTCGCGTACGCCCTCCCCCCACTGCCAAAATGATGATGGGAAAATTCGCTTGCATCCCACTTTGTTTTTTAATACATTTCGCGGCTCTAAAATCAAATGTGGGTTCGATTTCGCACTTAGGTATCCGCGTCGAGCGGATTTTTTAATTTCGTTATTACATGTTTCAACAGCTCTCGGGTCATTTCGAAGAAATCTTCAAAAAGCTGAAGGGGCACGGCAAGCTCACCGCGGAAAATGTCGCGGAGACCACGCGTGAAGTGAGGCGCGTGCTGCTGGAAGCCGATGTTCATTTTAAAGTCGCGAAAGACTTCGTCGAAGCGGTTGAAAAAAAGGCGATCGGCGCGGAGGTGTTCAAGAGCATCACGCCGGCGCAGCAGATGATCAAGATCGTGCACGAGCAACTCACCCTGTTGCTCGGCGGCAACGACACGCCGATGCGCGAAAGCAGCATTCCGCCGGTGTTGATCATGGTGGTGGGATTGCAGGGTACGGGAAAAACCACGTTCTGTGGCAAATTGGCAAAATTCTTGAAGTCAAAGGGCCGCCGGCCCTTGCTGGTTGCAGCGGATTTGCAACGCCCGGCAGCAGTTGAGCAGTTGCGCATCGTCGCGGAGGCCGCGGGAGTGGGATTCTTTTCGAAGCCGAATTCGACCCCGCTTGAGGTTTGTAAAAACGCCGTCACCGAGGCGCGGCAACGCATGCTGGACATCGCGATTCTCGATACGGCCGGACGCTTGCATGTCGATGAAGAATTGATGAACGAGTTGGTGACGATCAAGAAGAATCTGAAGCCGCACGAAATTCTGTTCGTCGCCGATGGTATGACCGGGCAGGATGCGGTAAACACGGCTCAGGCGTTCGTGCAGCGCCTGGATTGCACCGGCGTGGTGCTGACGAAAATGGATGGCGATGCGCGCGGCGGCGCGGCGTTGTCGATCAAAGCCATTACCAACAAGCCTATTAAGTTTATCAGCACCGGCGAAAAGCTCGACGCGCTGGAAAAATTCCACCCGGAGCGCATTGCCTCGCGCATTCTCGGCATGGGAGATATTGTTACGCTGGTGGAAAAAGCGCAGCAAGCGGTTGATCAGGAA contains:
- a CDS encoding cupin domain-containing protein, translating into THYKVEFENDQVRVLRVTYGPGEKSVMHEHPNVVAVFLTDAQGQFTFPDGKTVPVTVNAGQVIWDPAGKHLPENKGDKPFEVIVIELKGKPATPRKD
- a CDS encoding ester cyclase; the encoded protein is MNMLNHKIVARFCLVILALCASTAALAGGDEEKNTAAMKRFYEEVVNKGNLKLIDELVAAEFVEHEETPGMKPGREGLKEFFTMFRAAFPDLQFQVNDMVAKGDKVWAYITIRGTHKGQFMDMAPTGKTIEVKGFDIVRLANGKAVEHWGLTDSMTMMMQLGAIPMPGQENPKQ
- a CDS encoding helix-turn-helix transcriptional regulator, with translation MHTALAEIKLHLGEADFNVDRLSRKLGVSRMQLHRRLRELGQPAAGELLRNMRLEHAAVLLCQRRLAIAEVANRSGFRSPAYFAHCFRDRYGCTPWQFAQRAFGGGQEAKA
- a CDS encoding signal recognition particle protein, translated to MFQQLSGHFEEIFKKLKGHGKLTAENVAETTREVRRVLLEADVHFKVAKDFVEAVEKKAIGAEVFKSITPAQQMIKIVHEQLTLLLGGNDTPMRESSIPPVLIMVVGLQGTGKTTFCGKLAKFLKSKGRRPLLVAADLQRPAAVEQLRIVAEAAGVGFFSKPNSTPLEVCKNAVTEARQRMLDIAILDTAGRLHVDEELMNELVTIKKNLKPHEILFVADGMTGQDAVNTAQAFVQRLDCTGVVLTKMDGDARGGAALSIKAITNKPIKFISTGEKLDALEKFHPERIASRILGMGDIVTLVEKAQQAVDQEKMREFEAKLRKAEFTLEDFYEQLQSVKKMGPLNQLVGMIPGLGGKLPKDAEVDEKALVRVEAIIQSMTPGERQRPQILNGSRRLRIANGSGTAVQDVNRLIKQYEMMKKMMKQMGGGRKGRRF